A window of Sphingobacterium sp. SRCM116780 contains these coding sequences:
- a CDS encoding arginase has product MKVPIKIIKNRSDIGAGTRGSDLGIDAIEIAAINKGSQYFHKYPFVDVQTRNDAVYDRRLNPFAKRIKQVLKQCKEVSAVVEETLEDGQFPLVFSGDHSSAIGTIAGIKSAFPNRTLGVIWIDAHADIHSPFTTPSGNLHGMPLAATMNQDNPSCAVNEVDVETVHYWDKLKALGGEIGKLTPNHLIYFGVRDTEEPEDSLIDSLGIKNYTVEEVREKGVENCVEEMNKRLADCDMLYVSFDVDSMDSELISDGTGTPVPKGFYPSEVILLLQNILSCHKVTCFEVVEVNPLLDNKGNKMAEVAFDILEKVTKSIEKIYSKSM; this is encoded by the coding sequence ATGAAAGTACCCATTAAGATAATCAAAAATAGGTCGGATATTGGGGCTGGTACTCGAGGTTCAGATTTAGGAATCGATGCTATTGAAATTGCTGCTATTAACAAAGGGAGTCAATATTTTCATAAATATCCATTTGTTGATGTGCAGACACGCAATGATGCGGTTTATGATCGTCGACTTAATCCTTTTGCGAAAAGAATTAAACAGGTTTTAAAACAATGTAAAGAAGTGAGTGCAGTCGTGGAGGAAACCCTAGAAGATGGTCAATTTCCATTGGTTTTTTCAGGAGATCATTCTTCCGCCATCGGGACTATCGCTGGAATAAAATCAGCCTTTCCAAATAGAACATTAGGTGTAATTTGGATTGATGCGCATGCAGATATACATTCTCCTTTTACCACTCCATCAGGAAATTTACATGGAATGCCCTTGGCGGCAACCATGAATCAGGATAATCCATCTTGTGCTGTTAATGAGGTTGATGTGGAGACGGTTCATTATTGGGATAAGCTAAAAGCATTAGGAGGAGAAATTGGTAAGCTGACACCGAATCATTTAATTTACTTTGGTGTTCGAGATACAGAAGAGCCTGAGGATAGCTTGATTGATTCGTTAGGCATCAAAAACTATACGGTAGAAGAGGTGCGCGAAAAGGGGGTAGAAAACTGTGTAGAAGAGATGAATAAAAGACTTGCTGATTGTGATATGCTATATGTTTCCTTTGATGTGGATAGTATGGATAGCGAACTTATCTCAGATGGTACAGGTACGCCAGTCCCAAAAGGTTTTTATCCCTCGGAGGTTATTCTGTTACTTCAAAACATTTTGAGTTGTCACAAAGTGACCTGCTTTGAAGTGGTAGAGGTTAATCCGCTATTAGATAATAAAGGAAACAAAATGGCCGAAGTAGCCTTTGATATATTAGAAAAAGTCACCAAATCAATCGAAAAGATATACAGTAAAAGTATGTGA
- a CDS encoding VOC family protein: MKNTVVYFEIQASEPSKLVVFYQDIFGWKFTKDENLPIVYYRIETEGMMGGLLQRPAETPPTHCGTNAFTCSMEVDNFDQTAEKIIKNGGQVALPKFAIPGRCYQGYFIDTDHNVFGIFEVDDRAH; encoded by the coding sequence ATGAAAAATACAGTTGTCTATTTTGAAATTCAAGCAAGTGAACCGTCCAAATTAGTGGTGTTCTACCAAGACATCTTTGGTTGGAAATTTACAAAAGATGAAAACTTACCTATTGTTTACTATCGCATAGAAACTGAAGGAATGATGGGTGGATTACTACAGCGCCCAGCGGAAACTCCTCCTACTCATTGTGGGACGAATGCGTTTACCTGCTCTATGGAAGTTGACAATTTTGATCAGACAGCCGAAAAGATTATAAAAAATGGTGGTCAGGTCGCCCTACCAAAATTTGCAATACCAGGACGTTGCTACCAAGGCTATTTCATCGATACTGATCATAATGTCTTTGGCATATTCGAAGTGGATGATCGTGCACATTAA
- a CDS encoding VOC family protein has translation MAILHAYLNFNGNCEEAFEFYQSVFNTPSLGTHRFGDMPADPNYPVPADAANKVMHTAIKINDSVMLMGSDCIEGFGHKATAGTNAYLMLDTQTAEEAQNLYAKLTVGAQHIEMPLGEQFWAELYASFQDKYGIAWMIHFEGNKKMQ, from the coding sequence ATGGCTATTTTACATGCTTATCTAAATTTTAATGGTAATTGCGAAGAAGCTTTCGAATTTTACCAGTCTGTTTTCAATACGCCTTCACTAGGAACACATCGTTTCGGTGATATGCCTGCTGATCCGAATTATCCAGTACCTGCAGATGCAGCAAACAAAGTCATGCATACAGCAATTAAAATCAACGATTCTGTGATGTTAATGGGATCTGATTGTATCGAAGGTTTTGGACACAAAGCAACAGCAGGTACAAATGCTTATCTGATGTTGGATACCCAAACAGCGGAAGAAGCTCAAAATTTATATGCAAAACTTACTGTAGGGGCTCAACATATTGAGATGCCTTTGGGAGAGCAATTTTGGGCAGAATTGTATGCATCTTTTCAAGATAAATATGGTATTGCTTGGATGATTCATTTTGAAGGAAACAAAAAAATGCAATAA
- the asnB gene encoding asparagine synthase B, whose product MCGIIGAFDLKQSVEVLRPQVLEMSKRIRHRGPDWSGIFSSDSAILAHERLAIVDPKSGSQPLYSPDGKVVLAVNGEIYNHQELRDSLPHYNFATQSDSEVVLALYLEKGPQFVEELNGIFGFALYDSRNGSFFIARDHMGIIPLYYGSDAKGQLFVSSELKSLEGFCTTIDQFPPGHYLYSVESKEPQRWYSRDWESYDQVKDAETDITKLRDALEAAVHRQLMSDVPYGVLLSGGLDSSVIAAITKKFASKRIESGDEEEAWYPQLHSFAVGLKGAPDLIAAQKAADHIGTIHHEINFTIQEGLDAIRDVIYHLETYDVTTIRASTPMYLLSRVIKSMGIKMVLSGEGSDELFGGYLYFHKAPNAKEFHEETVRKLKKLYLYDCLRANKSLAAWGVEGRVPFLDKEFMDVAMTINPQDKMIKDGRMEKWVVRKAFEDYLPESIAWRQKEQFSDGVGYSWIDTLKEQAEQKVSNAEFAAAATRFPINTPKNKEEFLYRTIFESHFPSEAAAKTVPSVKSVACSTPEALLWDASFQNLNDPSGRAVAAVHNDSYAKKEVIAS is encoded by the coding sequence ATGTGTGGTATCATTGGCGCATTTGATTTAAAGCAATCTGTAGAAGTCCTAAGACCTCAGGTTTTGGAAATGTCTAAACGTATTCGTCATCGCGGACCAGACTGGTCTGGTATTTTTAGTTCAGACAGTGCAATTTTAGCACATGAGCGTCTAGCGATTGTGGATCCAAAATCTGGAAGTCAACCTTTATATAGCCCTGATGGGAAAGTTGTGTTGGCTGTAAATGGAGAAATTTACAATCACCAAGAACTTCGAGACAGTCTTCCTCATTATAACTTTGCGACGCAATCTGACTCTGAAGTGGTATTGGCTTTATACTTAGAAAAAGGTCCTCAGTTTGTTGAAGAATTAAATGGTATTTTCGGTTTTGCATTATACGATTCGCGCAATGGTTCATTTTTTATAGCACGTGATCATATGGGTATTATTCCATTATATTATGGTTCGGATGCTAAGGGACAATTATTCGTGTCATCTGAATTAAAATCGTTAGAAGGATTTTGTACGACAATAGATCAATTTCCTCCAGGACATTATTTATATAGTGTAGAAAGTAAAGAGCCTCAGCGTTGGTATTCACGTGATTGGGAATCTTACGATCAAGTAAAAGATGCAGAGACGGATATTACAAAATTACGAGATGCTTTAGAAGCAGCTGTACATCGTCAATTGATGTCGGACGTACCCTATGGTGTATTATTATCAGGTGGTTTAGATTCATCTGTTATCGCAGCAATTACGAAAAAATTTGCTTCCAAGCGTATTGAATCTGGCGATGAAGAAGAAGCTTGGTATCCACAATTGCATTCTTTTGCTGTAGGCTTAAAAGGAGCACCTGATTTAATTGCTGCTCAAAAAGCTGCTGATCACATTGGTACTATTCATCACGAAATCAATTTTACTATTCAAGAAGGGCTTGATGCCATCCGAGATGTGATCTATCACTTAGAAACTTACGATGTCACGACCATACGTGCTTCTACACCGATGTATTTATTATCCCGAGTAATCAAGTCTATGGGAATTAAAATGGTGCTTTCAGGAGAAGGATCGGATGAATTGTTTGGTGGATATTTATATTTTCATAAAGCTCCAAATGCAAAGGAGTTTCACGAAGAAACCGTTCGGAAATTGAAGAAATTATATTTATATGATTGTTTACGCGCGAATAAATCACTGGCCGCTTGGGGAGTGGAGGGACGTGTTCCATTCTTGGATAAGGAATTTATGGATGTCGCGATGACCATCAATCCACAAGATAAAATGATCAAAGATGGTCGTATGGAAAAATGGGTTGTTCGTAAAGCCTTTGAAGATTATCTACCCGAAAGTATTGCTTGGAGACAAAAAGAGCAATTCTCAGACGGTGTGGGGTACAGTTGGATCGATACCTTAAAAGAGCAAGCTGAGCAAAAGGTATCCAATGCAGAGTTTGCTGCGGCTGCAACGCGTTTTCCAATCAATACACCTAAAAACAAGGAAGAATTTTTATACCGTACGATCTTTGAATCGCATTTTCCATCAGAGGCTGCTGCGAAAACAGTTCCTTCGGTTAAATCTGTTGCTTGTAGTACACCAGAAGCGTTATTATGGGATGCTTCATTCCAAAATTTAAATGATCCGTCTGGTAGAGCTGTGGCTGCAGTACATAATGACAGTTACGCGAAAAAAGAGGTGATTGCAAGTTAA
- the murI gene encoding glutamate racemase — protein MEQEKQLIGPIGIFDSGYGGLSVFKEIKKQLPQYDYIYLGDNARVPYGTRSFEAVYEFTKECVFKLFDLGCNLVILACNTASAKALRSIQQHDLPPGKKVLGVIRPTTEIVKAFTTSNKVGILATTGTVKSESYKIEINKFNPEIEVFQHDCPFWVPLVENNEMDTEGAKYFVEKDIHKLLEQSQDIDTIILACTHYPLLLPIIKQFVPEHINIISQGPLVAESLKTYLDRHPEIDSKSSKNGSMQFFTTDDPRDFESKAEIFFGQKIKADHIKVS, from the coding sequence ATGGAGCAAGAAAAACAATTAATTGGTCCAATTGGGATATTTGATTCGGGATACGGAGGTTTATCGGTATTCAAAGAGATTAAAAAACAATTACCACAATACGATTATATCTATTTGGGAGACAATGCACGTGTCCCTTATGGTACACGATCATTCGAGGCTGTATATGAGTTCACCAAAGAATGTGTTTTTAAACTATTTGATTTAGGCTGTAATCTCGTCATCTTGGCCTGCAATACAGCGTCAGCAAAAGCTTTACGCTCGATTCAACAACATGACTTGCCTCCAGGAAAGAAAGTATTGGGTGTTATTAGACCTACAACAGAAATTGTAAAAGCATTCACGACCTCCAATAAAGTGGGTATTCTTGCAACAACAGGTACTGTAAAATCTGAATCTTATAAAATTGAAATCAACAAATTCAATCCTGAGATTGAAGTTTTTCAACATGACTGTCCTTTTTGGGTCCCGCTAGTGGAAAATAATGAAATGGATACTGAAGGAGCGAAATACTTTGTGGAAAAAGACATTCATAAACTTTTGGAACAGTCGCAAGATATCGACACCATTATTTTAGCTTGCACCCACTACCCTCTTTTATTACCAATAATCAAACAATTTGTCCCAGAGCATATCAATATCATTTCACAAGGGCCTTTAGTTGCTGAAAGCTTAAAAACATATTTGGATCGTCATCCGGAGATCGATAGCAAAAGTTCTAAAAACGGAAGTATGCAATTTTTCACAACAGATGATCCTCGAGATTTTGAATCGAAGGCAGAAATATTTTTCGGTCAGAAAATTAAAGCTGATCATATAAAAGTTTCATAA